The nucleotide sequence ATACCTCCTATATAGGTATAGGAAAAATCTTCTGATGTGATAAAGCTTTCAGGAACACGTACGGTTCTTAAAAAAGTTACTTTATCTGTCGATGAATTTTTCCTTGAGGTAATAGTGAGCTTTTTGTCATTTAATGACACACTGACTTCTTGATTTTTAAAGGCTGGCGCAGGAATATCAATCCTATAGCAGTTTTTCAATTCAAGTAGGTTGGCGGCAGGAAAAGCAAAAGCTATATCCTGAGATTGACTTACATCTTTCATAATTTACTGGTTAGTTTAATTTCAAGTATTTAAGCAGGCTATTAACTGGTATCGATAATATAATGTTTGAAAAAACATTTATTTATTCTAAAGCTTTTTTCTGACCCAAACCACTTTTGTGTCAGCATGTCTTGAACGCTTTCCGCTGCGCAATAGAAATGGATATTTCAGGTTTAACTTTTTGGAATATACAGCATAGCACAGGCACTTTGTCAGCACCAGTGATTGGGGAGGGCATAGCTAAGGTTATTTGCTTCTTTTAACGGAATTTCGTGTCTATAGGTTACATTTGTCTGGGAGTTTCATATTTCTGATTATCAACTAGTTTTTTCTATTAGCTCTTTTTCTTAAAAGTTTTTCCTTAAGTTTCAATGCAACTTTATTGCATTTAATTAACTGCTGATGTAGCTTTGTAGTCCTATTTGGAAGAGAATTGAATGTCTATATATATAAAGCAGAAGCTTAAGGATACTAGTAAATGGCCGGTTGTATTTTTAAGCATTTTGTTATTGTCTATAAGTGGGCTTAGTGCACAGGAGAAAGTTGATTGCGTTCACTCCTTGAGTGGGCAGATTTCAGATGGAGAAACGGGACTTCCTCTGGCATATGCTGAGGTGATTTTGGAGAACGCTGTGATTGAGTCAGCCTATACAGATGATAATGGAACTTATGAATTCAAGAAGCTATGCCCTGGTACTACTTATTTAGTAAAAGTATCTTTTTTAGGCTATAAGCCTATAGAGGTGTCGGTAACCATTGACGATGATCAGGAGCGGAATTTTATCCTTCATGAAGAGGTGTGCGAATTGCCCTCTGTGGTGGTAGAAGGTTCTAAAGCTCCTAATATAGAGCCATTACCGGAAGTGTCTTTGTCTGGTAAGGAGCTGAGGGAAACCCGGGGTAAGTCGCTAGGGGAGGCGGTTAGCCGTATACCTGGGGTTTATGCTATGCAAACAGGGCCGACTATATTTAAACCTGTTGTACAAGGTTTGCATAGTAACAGGATTTTGATCCTCAACAATGGGGTGAGGCAGGAAGGGCAGCAGTGGGGGTATGAGCATGCACCTGAAATAGATCCTTATGTAGCCTCGCGGATTACTGTGATAAAAGGGGCTAACAGTGTAAGATATGGATCTGATGCAATTGGAGGTGTGATTTTGGTCGAACCTCCACCTTTGCGTAAAGAACCTGGTGTGTCGGGAGAGGTAAACTTAGCAGGGTTTAGCAATAATAGAATGGGGGCAGCCTCTGCTACTTTAGACTTTGCGCCTGCTTTTATTAAAGGATTGAGCGGGAGGGTTCAAGGGACTATAAGGAATGCAGGAAATGTACGGGCGCCTGATTACTATATTGATAATACAGGGTTAAGGGAGTATAGTTACTCATGGGCGGCAGAATATCAAAAGAAAAGGTTTGGAGTAGAGGCTTATTATAGCAGGTATAAAACTACGCTAGGGGTGTATAGGGGAGCGCATATAGGCAACCTCACAGACCTGAATCACGCCATTGCCAGTGATGTGCCTTTGGTTACGGCTGGATTTACTCGTGAAATTCAGAGGCCTTATCAGGATATTGACCATGAGCTGTTTAAGGCGTCTGCTTGGGTAAATACCTTTGCAGGTAAACTGTTGTTTGATTACGGTAGGCAATTTAATGACAGATCGGAGTTTGATACGCATATTTTAAGTTTAGGACCTGAAGTACCGCAACTTAGATTTAAAATAACAACCCATACTTCTAACTTGGTGCTTGAACACAAGCCGTTGGGCAGAATTAAGGGACAAATTGGTTTTAGTGGTATTGCTCAGGAAAATACGTGGAGAGGGAGTTTTTTTATTCCGAATTTTAAAAGCTATGCGGGCGGGCTGTTTATCATTGAAAGGTGGAAAAGTAAAAGGTTGGAATTGGAAGCAGGGGCGCGGTATGATATGAAAACAATGACTGTTTTCTTGAGGGAAAGGGAGGATATTGTTACTGATGACTTCCTGTTCGGGAATTTTTCAGGGAATATAGGAGCCATTTACAGGCTTTCTGCCAACTGGAAACTCAGGGGAAACTTTGGGACGGCGTTTAGACCGCCAGCGGTCAATGAACTATATAGTGATGGGGTGCATCATGGTACTGCTTCTTATGAAATAGGCGATAAGAACCTGAGGCCGGAAATGGCTTATAATGCCACGGTTTCTGCTAAGTTTGCCTACGAGAGGGTATATGGAGAGGTAAGTGTGTTTAATAATTTTATGCATAATTTTATCTATCTCTCTCCATCAGAACGACCTACAGTGACGATTAGAGGGGCTTTCCCTACTTTTCATTACAGACAGGTCAATGCCATGTTTACAGGAACGGATATTGCCATCAATGATTCTATTGGGAGCAACTTTGTTGTGAGCTCTAGGTTCTCTTTCGTTCGTGGATATAACTTAACGGAGGACGACTACTTGATCTGGATCCCTCCTGTTAGATGGGAGAATGGAATTAGGTATTGGTTTAAAACGGGGCTGGGTTGGTTAAGGAATAGTTATGCAGAAGTAAGACATGTAGCTGTGGCCAGGCAGTTTATGGCGCCAGAAGACGGAGACTATGCGCCGCCTCCACCTGGGTATATGTTGGTGAATTTGGATATAGGTGGTACGGTTGTTTTGGGCAATACTCCAACGGAGGTTTCGCTAGGAGTTTACAACTTGTTTAACACAAGCTACAGGGACTATATGGATCGGTTTAGGTACTATGTAGATGCGATGGGAAGGAATGTGATGTTGAGGGTACGGGTACCCCTTAATTTTTAATGGTAAATAATTTAATGTACTTATATTTATTTAACACGAGAAAAATGGAAAAACTTTTAAGAAAGTCTGTTCTTTTGCTATTGTCTGGTGCCGTGCTTTTTACCAGTTGCCGCAAAGATGATGATGATGTTCATGAGCCAGGTCATAGCCATGACCACCACCATGTGACCACCTTGAAAATGCGCTTTACTGCCGAAGGGTCTTCTGAAACACTGGAGTTTGTTTATGACGATTCAGGAAACTATCATGGAGGTCACGGACATGACGATCATGATGATCATGATGATCATGATGACCACCACCATGACGACCATGACGACCACCATAATGGGCACGACCATAGAGTACAGCATGGTGATCACGATCATGACCATGACCATGATCATGGCCCTAAGCACAAAGATCATATTAAGCTTCAGGCAGGAGTGAAGTATCACTGCGAAATTCAGGTACTAGATAAATCAAATCCTGATAAAGTAGAAGATCATACTGCTGAGATTAAAAAAGAAGGGGCAGAGCACAAGTTTTTCTTTAAGATATCAGATGGTTTAAAGCTTAGCCATACTTATAATGACGAGGATAAAAATGGCGAACCGATTGGTCTTAAAAATATTTTTAATACTGGAGACGCCAGCACTGGAACCCTTAAGGTGGTGTTGAAAGAGTACCATCATACCCACGATAAAGGTGATATTACTAAAGGTGAAACTGAAATAGAAGTTAGCTTCCCAGTTGAAATTAAGTAATGGTGAATTAGTGATTCAGATAAAAAAAGGTCAGGGTTTTAATAACTCTGACCTTTTTTAATAGAGTAAAGTTTGGATGTGTCTCGTTTTTACTTAGAGTCTGCAGAAAGAAGTAATAAAGATAAACAGCTTCAATATTGCGTACACAAGAAAAAGAGGTGATTGAACACTTCTTTTCCTTACCCTTATAAACATGCACAAGTATAAGTGCCTCCTACTTTTCTTTTAATAGCTTAACAAACATTCGGCTATTACCAAATCATCAGGCGTTGTGATTTTTAAATTTAGGTAAGAGCCTTCTATAAGGTGTATTCTATTACTGGCGTGTTCCGCTACACTTGCATCATCAGTAAAGTGAGGTAACTCTGTGGTTTGATAAGAATCTCTAATAAGTGAAAGCTTAAATGTTTGTGGCGTTTGTATAAGCCTGTACATGCTCCTATCTACAGCTTCATTACTGTTTTTCTCTTTGATAAGCCTTATAGAGTCTTTTAAAGGAACAGAAGTTATTGCGCTTCCATAAATAGCGGCGTGTTCATAACTCCGTTCAATGGTTTCAGGTGATATGCATGGCCTTACACCATCATGAATGGCTACCAGTGCCTCTTCCTCTTCTATTACTTTAAGCCCGTTTTTAACAGAGGCAAAACGCGACCTGCCACCTTCTGCAATTTGTACTTGGTGTTTAAACTGGTGTTTTTTTACCAGGCTTTTCCACGTTGCTATTTCCTGGAGTGGAAGTACAAGTACAATAGTTGTTTGAGGGTCAGTTTCTATGAACTTCTCTATGGTATGCATGAGAATAGGTTTTCCAGCAACCTTAAGAAACTGCTTTGGCACAGACGAGTTCATCCGTGTTCCACTTCCACCGGCAACAATAATGGCATATCTGTTCAGTATTTCCATAAAAAAAGCTTCAGACGTTTAACCCGGATTGTTGAAAAAAGTTTTTCATGCAATAGAAGTTTCCTTGCATATTTCCGGATTTAAATATCTGAAGCTTTTGCCTAAAAAAGAAATACTTTCTTTATAGAATCAACATACAGTCACCATAACTGTAGAACCTATATTTTTCTTCAATGGCTTTTCTATACGCTTCTTGTATGAGCTCATACCCTCCAAAAGCTGCTGCTAGCATATACAATGTAGACTCTGGCATATGGAAGTTGGTAAGCAGTGTATTTGCTATTTTGAAGTCGTAAGGCGGGAAGATGAATTTATCTGTCCACCCTTCATTAGGCTTTAATCTAGAGTTTGCTGAAGTTGAAGATTCTAACGCCCTTACCGACGTAGTGCCAATCGCACAGACCCGCTTTTTCTCATCGATGGCGGTGTTTACTTTATTGGCTGTTTCTTCAGGAATCAGATAGTTCTCCGAATCCATTTTATGTTTGGTCAAATCTTCTACATCTACAGGCCTAAAGGTGCCAAGTCCCACATGTAAGGTAATTGGGGCAATGTCAATACCTTTTATTTCAAGGCGCTTCATTACCTGTTTTGTAAAGTGCAACCCTGCGGTAGGGGCAGCTACAGCACCAGTATGTTCTGCATAAATGGTTTGATACCTTTCCCTGTCTTCTGGCTCAGCCTTTCGCTTTATGTATTTAGGCAAAGGTGTTTCGCCCAACGATTCAATGGTTTTGTAAAACTCTTCGTCGGTGCCGTCAAATAAAAATCTTATGGTACGTCCTCTTGAAGTTGTATTGTCAATTACTTCAGCTTCAAGTTCTCCGTCACCAAAAAATAATTTGTTCCCTACCCTTATCTTCCTTGCAGGATCTACCAGTACATCCCACAGGTGAGATTCATTGTTTAGCTCACGAAGTAGGAAAACTTCGATTTTAGCGCCTGTTTTGTCTTTTTTACCAAATAGGCGTGCTGGAAATACTTTGGTATTGTTGACGACCATTACGTCGCCATCATCAAAATAATCAAGGATATCTTTGAAAACTTTGTGCTCAATGGTGCCGTTAGCTCTGTTGACAACCATCATCCTTGCTTCGTCCCGGTTTTCTGAAGGATAAAGGGCCAGTAATTCAGGAGGAAGCGAAAAACGAAATTCTGAAAGTTTCATATTTGATTTAGTAGTATTACGGTACTAGATTAACTGTATTCCCCAAAGGGGGGAATTTTAAGGTCTGCAAAAGTAATAACTGTTTTATTTAAAAGGGTATAACATGTAATAAATAAGCTCAAAAAAAGCAGTCTTTGATCTCTTGCATAAGTAAAGGAGGCATTTTATCAACAATTGCTCATAAAATACCTCCTTATTATAGTTTACCTGCCAAATGTCAGAAGTTTTTCTTGGGCTGCCTTTTTATATATAATACGAAAAAAGTTGCTGATTTATTTTACTTCTTCGGCTTCTGGGGCTTCTTTTTCTGCCGGTGCTATTTCTCCTTTTACTTTTGCGCGGATTTTGGCTTCGACCTCTTCTGTCAACTCTGGATTGTCTAACAAGATCTGACGTACAGTGTCACGTCCCTGACCAAGCTTGCTACCTTCATACGAGAACCAAGAGCCAGACTTTTGGATAACGTTCAGCTCAACGCCAAGGTCTATTATTTCGCCTACTTTAGAAATACCTTCACCATACATAATGTCAAACTCTACAACTTTAAACGGAGGAGCAACTTTGTTCTTTACAACCTTTACTTTCGTTCTGTTACCAGTAATATTGTCAGGACTTTCTTTGATTTGCCCTATTCTCCTGATATCAAGACGTACGGAAGAGTAGAATTTTAAAGCATTACCACCGGTAGTAGTTTCCGGGTTGCCAAACATTACGCCTATTTTGTCACGCAACTGGTTAATAAATATACAGCAACAACCTGTTTTGTTGATGGTACCGGTCAGCTTTCTCAATGCTTGAGACATTAGCCTTGCCTGAAGACCCATTTTACTGTCTCCCATTTCTCCTTCTAATTCGCCCTTAGGTACAAGTGCAGCTACTGAATCTATAACGATAATGTCAAGTGCGCCAGACCTGATCAGGTGTTCTGCTATCTCTAAAGCTTGTTCTCCATTGTCAGGTTGGGATATAAGGAGGTTTTCTGTGTCAATGCCCAACTTCTCTGCATAGCTTTTGTCAAAGGCATGTTC is from Cytophagaceae bacterium ABcell3 and encodes:
- a CDS encoding Hsp20/alpha crystallin family protein codes for the protein MKDVSQSQDIAFAFPAANLLELKNCYRIDIPAPAFKNQEVSVSLNDKKLTITSRKNSSTDKVTFLRTVRVPESFITSEDFSYTYIGGIFSIKLFKPVAEKVKAS
- a CDS encoding TonB-dependent receptor, with protein sequence MSIYIKQKLKDTSKWPVVFLSILLLSISGLSAQEKVDCVHSLSGQISDGETGLPLAYAEVILENAVIESAYTDDNGTYEFKKLCPGTTYLVKVSFLGYKPIEVSVTIDDDQERNFILHEEVCELPSVVVEGSKAPNIEPLPEVSLSGKELRETRGKSLGEAVSRIPGVYAMQTGPTIFKPVVQGLHSNRILILNNGVRQEGQQWGYEHAPEIDPYVASRITVIKGANSVRYGSDAIGGVILVEPPPLRKEPGVSGEVNLAGFSNNRMGAASATLDFAPAFIKGLSGRVQGTIRNAGNVRAPDYYIDNTGLREYSYSWAAEYQKKRFGVEAYYSRYKTTLGVYRGAHIGNLTDLNHAIASDVPLVTAGFTREIQRPYQDIDHELFKASAWVNTFAGKLLFDYGRQFNDRSEFDTHILSLGPEVPQLRFKITTHTSNLVLEHKPLGRIKGQIGFSGIAQENTWRGSFFIPNFKSYAGGLFIIERWKSKRLELEAGARYDMKTMTVFLREREDIVTDDFLFGNFSGNIGAIYRLSANWKLRGNFGTAFRPPAVNELYSDGVHHGTASYEIGDKNLRPEMAYNATVSAKFAYERVYGEVSVFNNFMHNFIYLSPSERPTVTIRGAFPTFHYRQVNAMFTGTDIAINDSIGSNFVVSSRFSFVRGYNLTEDDYLIWIPPVRWENGIRYWFKTGLGWLRNSYAEVRHVAVARQFMAPEDGDYAPPPPGYMLVNLDIGGTVVLGNTPTEVSLGVYNLFNTSYRDYMDRFRYYVDAMGRNVMLRVRVPLNF
- a CDS encoding 2-C-methyl-D-erythritol 4-phosphate cytidylyltransferase, giving the protein MEILNRYAIIVAGGSGTRMNSSVPKQFLKVAGKPILMHTIEKFIETDPQTTIVLVLPLQEIATWKSLVKKHQFKHQVQIAEGGRSRFASVKNGLKVIEEEEALVAIHDGVRPCISPETIERSYEHAAIYGSAITSVPLKDSIRLIKEKNSNEAVDRSMYRLIQTPQTFKLSLIRDSYQTTELPHFTDDASVAEHASNRIHLIEGSYLNLKITTPDDLVIAECLLSY
- the queA gene encoding tRNA preQ1(34) S-adenosylmethionine ribosyltransferase-isomerase QueA; the encoded protein is MKLSEFRFSLPPELLALYPSENRDEARMMVVNRANGTIEHKVFKDILDYFDDGDVMVVNNTKVFPARLFGKKDKTGAKIEVFLLRELNNESHLWDVLVDPARKIRVGNKLFFGDGELEAEVIDNTTSRGRTIRFLFDGTDEEFYKTIESLGETPLPKYIKRKAEPEDRERYQTIYAEHTGAVAAPTAGLHFTKQVMKRLEIKGIDIAPITLHVGLGTFRPVDVEDLTKHKMDSENYLIPEETANKVNTAIDEKKRVCAIGTTSVRALESSTSANSRLKPNEGWTDKFIFPPYDFKIANTLLTNFHMPESTLYMLAAAFGGYELIQEAYRKAIEEKYRFYSYGDCMLIL
- the recA gene encoding recombinase RecA; translation: MNSNSEKLKALQLTIDKLEKAYGKGTVMKLSDERVVDVPAIPTGSLGLDLALGIGGLPRGRIVEVYGPESSGKTTLAMHCIAEAQKSGGLAAIIDAEHAFDKSYAEKLGIDTENLLISQPDNGEQALEIAEHLIRSGALDIIVIDSVAALVPKGELEGEMGDSKMGLQARLMSQALRKLTGTINKTGCCCIFINQLRDKIGVMFGNPETTTGGNALKFYSSVRLDIRRIGQIKESPDNITGNRTKVKVVKNKVAPPFKVVEFDIMYGEGISKVGEIIDLGVELNVIQKSGSWFSYEGSKLGQGRDTVRQILLDNPELTEEVEAKIRAKVKGEIAPAEKEAPEAEEVK